The following are encoded in a window of Fusarium oxysporum f. sp. lycopersici 4287 chromosome 5, whole genome shotgun sequence genomic DNA:
- a CDS encoding CAMKK/CAMKK-META protein kinase: MDAATHPEMRPSFTFPSPQVRVDQHDDASGDKPPPPLIHHLTEPTEVLHFSSPLRHHKRTPSAHREVKETLDAQTQFGDEDSDGCSHHRVNQYTILEEIGRGSYGAVHLAKDQFGNEYAVKEFSKARLRKRLQSTILRQGPRGPRRMGPGGRDPFNSVPRVKDCNDALHLIREEIAIMKKLNHPNLVQLYEVLDDPEEDSIYMVLEMCRKGVVMKVGLDEHANPYPEENCRYWFRDLILAIEYLHAQGVIHRDIKPDNLLLSDDDVLKVVDFGVSEMFEKSENMRTAKSAGSPAFLPPELCGKHGDVSGTAADIWSMGVSLYCLKYGRIPFNRDGVLDMYDAIRTDEPSIPEDENPDFADLMQKLLNKDPEQRITMDKLREHPWVTKQGTDTLLSAEENCANMVEPPNELEVNRAFTRKMNHLLCVMKAIHRFKSILAKHRARSNSSPPKHAEDTFDASQERAKAEVIEALLYQRRKFLNQKTDESSQIPPIHETKGNDTPFLGIGTGTMDEFASNEATPDMVSDSPTAVDFNVYDRAYETAIENITSGQNVSSRRPTVYLTKFVKDTRKLKGAPGLTGHEDISENSDDLQKSGPAAKLSHLTSKLGLSGKQ, from the exons ATGGACGCAGCAACTCATCCAGAGATGAGACCCTCGTTCACTTTCCCTTCGCCCCAAGTCAGAGTCGATCAACATGACGATGCCTCTGGCGATAAACCTCCCCCACCACTCATCCATCACCT GACGGAACCAACAGAAGTTCTTCATTTCTCGAGTCCTCTCAGGCATCACAAGAGAACCCCAAGCGCCCATCGAGAGGTCAAG GAAACTCTCGATGCGCAGACACAATTTGGGGATGAGGATTCTGATGGCTGCTCTCACCATCGAGTAAACCAGTACACAATTTTGGAAGAAATCGGCAGAGGTTCTTATGGCGCTGTCCATCTTGCAAAGGACCAATTCGGCAATGAATAT GCCGTAAAAGAATTTTCCAAGGCTCGACTCAGAAAACGCCTCCAATCCACGATCCTCAGGCAAGGCCCTCGAGGCCCAAGGCGTATGGGCCCTGGCGGCCGAGATCCCTTCAATTCAGTGCCCCGGGTCAAAGACTGCAATGATGCACTGCACCTCATTCGAGAGGAAATTGCCATTATGAAGAAACTAAACCACCCAAACCTAGTACAGCTCTatgaggttcttgatgacCCCGAGGAAGATTCCATCTATATGGTCCTAGAGATGTGCCGAAAGGGTGTCGTTATGAAGGTCGGCCTTGACGAACACGCCAATCCCTACCCTGAGGAAAACTGCCGCTATTGGTTCCGAGACCTTATATTAGCCATTGAGTATC TTCATGCTCAGGGTGTCATCCACAGAGACATCAAGCCAGATAACCTGCTCTTATCTGATGATGACGTGCTCAAAGTCGTTGATTTTGGAGTTTCCGAGATGTTTGAAAAATCTGAAAACATGAGAACAGCAAAATCTGCAGGATCACCCGCTTTTCTTCCCCCTGAACTTTGTGGGAAGCATGGCGACGTGTCGGGCACCGCGGCTGATATTTGGTCCATGGGAGTTTCGCTCTACTGCCTCAAGTATGGGCGCATTCCATTCAACCGTGATGGCGTCTTGGACATGTACGACGCTATCAGGACCGATGAACCTTCCATCCCCGAGGACGAGAACCCAGACTTTGCCGACCTCATGCAGAAGCTACTCAACAAAGACCCGGAGCAGCGCATAACCATGGATAAACTTCGA GAGCACCCCTGGGTCACCAAGCAGGGTACGGACACTCTCCTCTCTGCTGAAGAGAACTGTGCCAACATGGTGGAACCTCCAAATGAGCTTGAGGTTAACCGTGCCTTTACTCGCAAGATGAATCACCTCCTTTGCGTCATGAAAGCCATCCATCGCTTCAAGTCCATTCTGGCCAAGCATCGCGCCAGATCGAACAGTAGCCCGCCTAAACACGCCGAGGATACCTTTGATGCGTCCCAAGAAAGGGCAAAGGCAGAGGTGATCGAGGCGTTGCTCTACCAGCGGCGCAAGTTTCTGAATCAAAAGACTGATGAAAGCAGCCAAATTCCGCCAATTCACGAAACCAAGGGAAATGACACCCCATTCTTGGGAATCGGCACAGGAACAATGGACGAGTTCGCTTCCAATGAGGCTACTCCAGATATGGTGTCCGATTCGCCAACGGCCGTTGACTTCAACGTGTATGACCGAGCGTATGAAACTGCTATAGAGAACATCACGTCTGGTCAGAATGTTTCTTCGAGAAGGCCAACAGTATACTTGACCAAGTTCGTCAAGGATACGCGGAAACTGAAGGGGGCCCCTGGACTCACTGGGCATGAAGACATCTCTGAGAATTCTGATGACCTACAGAAATCGGGGCCAGCAGCCAAGCTTTCGCACCTCACATCCAAGCTTGGCCTCTCAGGGAAGCAATAA
- a CDS encoding CAMKK/CAMKK-META protein kinase, producing MGPGGRDPFNSVPRVKDCNDALHLIREEIAIMKKLNHPNLVQLYEVLDDPEEDSIYMVLEMCRKGVVMKVGLDEHANPYPEENCRYWFRDLILAIEYLHAQGVIHRDIKPDNLLLSDDDVLKVVDFGVSEMFEKSENMRTAKSAGSPAFLPPELCGKHGDVSGTAADIWSMGVSLYCLKYGRIPFNRDGVLDMYDAIRTDEPSIPEDENPDFADLMQKLLNKDPEQRITMDKLREHPWVTKQGTDTLLSAEENCANMVEPPNELEVNRAFTRKMNHLLCVMKAIHRFKSILAKHRARSNSSPPKHAEDTFDASQERAKAEVIEALLYQRRKFLNQKTDESSQIPPIHETKGNDTPFLGIGTGTMDEFASNEATPDMVSDSPTAVDFNVYDRAYETAIENITSGQNVSSRRPTVYLTKFVKDTRKLKGAPGLTGHEDISENSDDLQKSGPAAKLSHLTSKLGLSGKQ from the exons ATGGGCCCTGGCGGCCGAGATCCCTTCAATTCAGTGCCCCGGGTCAAAGACTGCAATGATGCACTGCACCTCATTCGAGAGGAAATTGCCATTATGAAGAAACTAAACCACCCAAACCTAGTACAGCTCTatgaggttcttgatgacCCCGAGGAAGATTCCATCTATATGGTCCTAGAGATGTGCCGAAAGGGTGTCGTTATGAAGGTCGGCCTTGACGAACACGCCAATCCCTACCCTGAGGAAAACTGCCGCTATTGGTTCCGAGACCTTATATTAGCCATTGAGTATC TTCATGCTCAGGGTGTCATCCACAGAGACATCAAGCCAGATAACCTGCTCTTATCTGATGATGACGTGCTCAAAGTCGTTGATTTTGGAGTTTCCGAGATGTTTGAAAAATCTGAAAACATGAGAACAGCAAAATCTGCAGGATCACCCGCTTTTCTTCCCCCTGAACTTTGTGGGAAGCATGGCGACGTGTCGGGCACCGCGGCTGATATTTGGTCCATGGGAGTTTCGCTCTACTGCCTCAAGTATGGGCGCATTCCATTCAACCGTGATGGCGTCTTGGACATGTACGACGCTATCAGGACCGATGAACCTTCCATCCCCGAGGACGAGAACCCAGACTTTGCCGACCTCATGCAGAAGCTACTCAACAAAGACCCGGAGCAGCGCATAACCATGGATAAACTTCGA GAGCACCCCTGGGTCACCAAGCAGGGTACGGACACTCTCCTCTCTGCTGAAGAGAACTGTGCCAACATGGTGGAACCTCCAAATGAGCTTGAGGTTAACCGTGCCTTTACTCGCAAGATGAATCACCTCCTTTGCGTCATGAAAGCCATCCATCGCTTCAAGTCCATTCTGGCCAAGCATCGCGCCAGATCGAACAGTAGCCCGCCTAAACACGCCGAGGATACCTTTGATGCGTCCCAAGAAAGGGCAAAGGCAGAGGTGATCGAGGCGTTGCTCTACCAGCGGCGCAAGTTTCTGAATCAAAAGACTGATGAAAGCAGCCAAATTCCGCCAATTCACGAAACCAAGGGAAATGACACCCCATTCTTGGGAATCGGCACAGGAACAATGGACGAGTTCGCTTCCAATGAGGCTACTCCAGATATGGTGTCCGATTCGCCAACGGCCGTTGACTTCAACGTGTATGACCGAGCGTATGAAACTGCTATAGAGAACATCACGTCTGGTCAGAATGTTTCTTCGAGAAGGCCAACAGTATACTTGACCAAGTTCGTCAAGGATACGCGGAAACTGAAGGGGGCCCCTGGACTCACTGGGCATGAAGACATCTCTGAGAATTCTGATGACCTACAGAAATCGGGGCCAGCAGCCAAGCTTTCGCACCTCACATCCAAGCTTGGCCTCTCAGGGAAGCAATAA
- a CDS encoding HAL protein kinase (At least one base has a quality score < 10), with translation MPTASGSPKPPSASSSKPSSVKSQDGVKKSPGLAPQNGATTDNGNPPSDTHLKPTASVKNRLTRMFSSKDTSRVPTPAPSTVDLPNRPRASSTNGTSTPAAKTSSTEKGSDKASHKPTDKATTPAKPATKSTSGKEPSQRFVLNPEAQGGHEHHLKSSRRQEKLSDMWRAIIGKKQDAAAEHDLSLVSNWVDTLQQEKEEAGDRKGGPSATTTLVEKYGKCQEVVGRGAFGIVRISHKKIGGSNEKLFAVKEFRRRPEETEKKYSKRLTAEFCISSSLRHPNVIHTLDLLKDAKGDYCEVMEFCAGGDLYTLVLSSGKLEVQEADCFFKQMMRGVEYLHEMGVAHRDLKPENLLLTTRGALKITDFGNGECFRMAWETDAHMVSGLCGSAPYIAPEEYTDKEFDARAVDVWACGVIFMAMRTGRHLWRLAKKDDDEFYARYLEGRRDEEGYGPIESLHRARCRNVIYSVLDPHPTRRLTAAQVLKSEWVREIKLCKAGEEGL, from the exons ATGCCCACTGCATCTGGTTCCCCAAAACCGCCCTCCGCATCGAGCTCGAAACCATCCTCGGTTAAGTCTCAGGATGGGGTCAAGAAGTCCCCTGGTCTAGCACCACAGAATGGTGCAACCACTGATAATGGAAATCCTCCCTCAGACACGCATCTCAAGCCAACAGCCTCAGTAAAGAACCGTCTCACCCGCATGTTCTCATCCAAGGATACGTCAAGAGTTCCGACTCCCGCCCCTTCGACTGTCGATTTACCTAATCGCCCGCGGGCTTCTTCCACAAACGGCACCTCTACACCCGCAGCAAAGACTTCGTCCACCGAGAAGGGTAGCGACAAGGCTTCGCACAAACCGACTGACAAGGCCACGACACCAGCCAAACCCGCCACGAAATCGACCAGTGGCAAGGAACCCTCTCAACGATTTGTTCTAAATCCGGAAGCACAAGGTGGCCATGAGCATCATCTAAAATCTAGTCGACGTCAGGAAAAGCTCTCGGATATGTGGAGAGCGATCATCGGCAAGAAACAGGATGCAGCCGCCGAGCACGATCTATCGCTCGTTTCAAATTGGGTGGATACACTACagcaagaaaaagaagaagctggcgaTAGAAAAGGTGGACCCAGCGCAACGACAACCCTGGTCGAGAAATACGGCAAATGCCAGGAAGTGGTCGGTCGTGGTGCTTTTGGCATTGTTCGAATCTCCCACAAGAAGATTGGTGGCAGCAATGAAAAGCTCTTTGCTGTCAAGGAGTTCCGACGCCGACCAGAGgagacagagaagaagtATAGCAAGCGACTCACAGCCGAATTCTGCATATCGTCCTCGCTTCGACATCCCAACGTTATTCACACACTCGATTTGCTTAAGGATGCCAAGGGCGACTACTGCGAAGTCATGGAATTCTGCGCTGGAGGAGATTTGTACACTCTCGTTCTCTCAAGTGGGAAGCTCGAGGTACAAGAAGCCGACTGTTTCTTCAAGCAGATGATGCGAGGTGTCGAATATCTTCATGAGATGGGTGTAGCGCACCGTGATCTGAAGCCAGAAAACTTGCTCCTGACGACCCGTGGCGCCCTCAAAATTACGGATTTTGGCAACGGAGAGTGTTTCCGAATGGCTTGGGAGACGGACGCGCATATGGTATCTGGCCTGTGTGGTTCTGCTCCCTACATTGCCCCCGAGGAATACACGGATAAGGAGTTCGACGCCAGAGCTGTAGATGTGTGGGCTTGCGGTGTCATCTTTATGGCAATGCGGACAGGGCGACACCTTTGGCGActggccaagaaggatgatgatgagttctACGCCCGTTATTTAGAGGGTCGCCGTGATGAGGAGGGCTACGGCCCCATCGAATCTCTTCATCGG GCGCGATGCCGCAATGTCATCTACTCGGTTCTCGACCCCCACCCGACTCGACGCTTGACGGCCGCTCAGGTCCTTAAGTCAGAATGGGTACGTGAGATCAAGCTATGCAAGGCTGGTGAAGAGGGTCtatga